From the genome of Scyliorhinus canicula chromosome 29, sScyCan1.1, whole genome shotgun sequence, one region includes:
- the LOC119958323 gene encoding transmembrane protein 272-like yields MTAAKRLENTFFVLLMLVDFGYIGIAVYFLDSCPKGQMLPLYNIVSAVYNIVAMYFGDKWSKCFSILSKILEGALLAAGSYWTYEIYLPDFVSETSADYCHQTFYAFCLFTIPISSFIFVTSLLFELCIKRCSARQAARRKPAPPEPEEAPPVPHSTLPPPLRIFTTSFVDDEDAAMFAPPTPKPSTQKLKQRKPESKKKRP; encoded by the exons ATGACTGCGGCGAAACGTCTGGAAA acactttctttgttcttttaatgtTGGTGGATTTTGGATATATCGGGATTG CTGTGTACTTTCTGGATTCTTGTCCAAAAGGTCAAATGCTTCCTCTGTATAATATTGTTTCTGCGGTCTATAATATTGTAGCAATGTATTTTGGAGATAAATGGTCCAAATGTTTCTCCATTCTCTCCAAGATCCTTGAGGGGGCTTTGCTTGCTGCAG GTTCCTACTGGACGTACGAAATCTATCTGCCAGACTTTGTCAGCGAAACGTCAGCCGACTACTGTCACCAAACTTTTTATGCCTTTTGCCTTTTTACTATCCCGATTTCCAGCTTTATTTTTGTCACCTCACTGCTTTTTGAGCTGTGCATAAAGCGTTGCAGCGCGCGGCAGGCAGCGCGGAGGAAGCCTGCTCCCCCGGAGCCGGAGGAGGCACCTCCGGTACCCCATTCGACCTTGCCGCCCCCGCTCCGCATATTCACCACGTCCTTTGTTGACGATGAGGACGCCGCCATGTTCGCACCGCCGACTCCAAAACCGAGCACTCAGAAGCTGAAGCAGAGGAAGCCAGAGTCCAAGAAGAAACGTCCTTGA